One Defluviitoga tunisiensis genomic window carries:
- a CDS encoding glycosyltransferase, with amino-acid sequence MKINILSIAHKYPGQGVYSATEDHMYLLEKYSDYEIYQNKLFGKYDILHIHTINPKSFFSLLFHKKESFCVISAHIVPNSLKGSLKLNRFWLFLFRIYLWSFYKISDVVLAVSEETREELINDLKIEPEKIKVFRNIVRKDLFYTSQKDKESKKKFLRKKYGYSVNDFVVLGAGQIQPRKGIRDFFEMASELKEMKFIWVGGMPFQKMTDGYEEMNELINNAPSNLFFAGIVNREKMIDFYNMADIFFLPSLQETFGLVVLEAAGSGLPIVLRDLEVYKKIFNSCYLSGTSIQDFMLIFRKLKNDINFYKEYESKSYKLFDMYNEEKAFRELKKIYEEGVNSKK; translated from the coding sequence ATGAAGATAAATATATTGTCTATAGCCCATAAATATCCAGGGCAAGGTGTATATTCTGCTACAGAAGACCACATGTATTTGCTTGAAAAGTATAGTGATTACGAGATATATCAAAATAAGTTGTTTGGAAAATATGATATCTTACATATTCATACGATTAATCCAAAAAGCTTTTTCTCATTATTGTTCCATAAAAAAGAATCTTTTTGCGTTATAAGTGCTCATATTGTTCCAAATTCTTTAAAGGGTAGTTTAAAATTAAATAGATTTTGGCTATTTCTATTTAGAATATATCTCTGGAGTTTTTACAAAATTAGTGATGTTGTTTTAGCTGTAAGTGAAGAAACAAGAGAGGAACTTATAAATGATTTAAAAATTGAGCCAGAAAAAATTAAAGTGTTTCGAAATATTGTTAGAAAGGACCTGTTTTATACTAGTCAGAAAGATAAAGAATCTAAAAAAAAATTTTTAAGAAAAAAATATGGTTATTCTGTAAATGATTTTGTGGTTTTAGGAGCTGGACAAATTCAACCTAGAAAAGGCATTAGAGATTTCTTTGAAATGGCATCTGAATTAAAAGAAATGAAGTTTATTTGGGTTGGAGGTATGCCATTTCAAAAAATGACAGACGGTTATGAGGAAATGAATGAGTTAATTAATAATGCTCCTTCCAACTTGTTTTTTGCAGGAATAGTGAACAGAGAAAAAATGATTGATTTTTATAATATGGCCGATATATTTTTTCTTCCTTCCTTGCAAGAAACCTTTGGTTTAGTGGTTTTAGAAGCAGCAGGTAGCGGTTTACCAATTGTTTTGCGAGATTTGGAAGTATATAAAAAAATATTTAATTCTTGTTATCTATCAGGTACTTCTATTCAAGATTTTATGTTGATATTCAGAAAATTAAAAAATGATATAAATTTTTATAAGGAGTATGAAAGTAAGTCTTATAAGTTATTTGACATGTATAATGAAGAAAAAGCTTTTAGAGAATTAAAAAAAATTTATGAAGAAGGAGTTAATAGTAAAAAATAA
- a CDS encoding helix-hairpin-helix domain-containing protein: MKILGPVETSKSIGKSYLQIKDLFVLAKKYGFKCIVLSESHPKSWLRFIYLCQKYKIKPIILYETNNKKFFIKNNEDIKQAIMHYNKLINNLNLKEIDLSLPYVRYPIDGLKKIFKDPESWCVKDVLKYQNELAFIGDEETYYNLKEYTFKEYRVREKNLIDYFKDIKMTDIEKKRLAYELSTVKKLRVENYILTVKEIIEAAAQKGILIGPGRGSAVGSFLVYKLGITKVNPLKYGLLFERFLNEYRHELPDIDIDVDAERRNELIKTLQGNMGFYNVVQIRTYSTMKVRSALKKSEELLGYSTDLQLLPPIRSKENLNKLSNYTNKEKIFYILAYYLEGLETAESTHAAGLVISDDDLRTFGPLEQRSIPILEWEMSDLKLVGVEKFDVLSLDTLSFLKKIEAKEEYENLEDTSNYAYLSMGLTKGIFQLDSRLGKRLSKKIKPKNFEELVLLLAINRPGPLESGMIDQYLEKDAPDYLKDIFPETKGVLVYQEQIMKLSQILGEFSPEESDLLRKAMSKKEKEKISKFKDKFINNATKKIGYAQANLLFSQLEKFSQYAFNKSHAVAYAHISYWLMDKKFKDPSHFFLELIKLKGLDVDIINEAKILGVDIKSPDIRYPHGNFDKTQIILPLYTVKGIGKNIADIFMNCKFQDVEDFFDFAILKNINRNIIELLIKCGSLDYLNDNRKQLLKSSTELLRGRSQELQEIGRILFGDKKKDDLESKIYTELEDYARYDIETIGLPIILTKQQGLSKTLIKKYLNNEKIVFDGYAFREFLIDNSAIMYTKIYNRTLKRIKKLL; the protein is encoded by the coding sequence TTGAAAATATTAGGTCCTGTAGAAACTTCAAAATCGATAGGTAAGTCTTATCTTCAAATAAAAGATCTTTTTGTTTTGGCCAAAAAATATGGTTTTAAATGCATAGTATTATCTGAATCTCATCCTAAATCTTGGCTGAGATTTATTTATTTATGTCAAAAGTACAAGATTAAGCCAATTATTTTATACGAAACAAATAATAAGAAGTTTTTTATTAAAAATAATGAAGATATCAAGCAAGCAATAATGCATTATAACAAACTTATTAACAATTTAAATTTAAAAGAGATCGATTTAAGTTTACCTTATGTAAGGTATCCAATAGATGGTTTAAAGAAAATTTTTAAAGATCCTGAATCATGGTGTGTAAAAGATGTGCTAAAATATCAGAACGAGCTTGCTTTCATTGGCGATGAGGAGACCTATTATAATTTAAAAGAATACACATTTAAAGAGTATAGGGTTAGAGAAAAAAATCTTATTGATTATTTTAAAGATATTAAAATGACGGATATAGAGAAAAAAAGATTAGCTTATGAATTAAGTACAGTTAAAAAATTAAGAGTTGAGAATTATATATTAACAGTAAAAGAAATAATAGAAGCTGCCGCCCAAAAAGGTATATTAATAGGACCTGGAAGGGGCTCAGCTGTTGGCTCTTTTTTAGTTTATAAGTTAGGTATAACTAAGGTTAATCCACTGAAATATGGATTATTATTTGAAAGATTTTTAAATGAATATAGACATGAGCTTCCTGATATAGATATAGACGTTGATGCAGAGAGAAGAAACGAACTTATAAAAACATTACAAGGAAATATGGGATTTTATAATGTTGTTCAAATACGGACTTATTCTACAATGAAAGTTAGGTCTGCTTTAAAAAAGAGTGAAGAATTACTAGGCTATTCTACCGACCTTCAGTTATTACCTCCAATTAGAAGTAAAGAAAACCTGAATAAACTATCAAATTATACCAATAAAGAAAAAATTTTCTATATCTTAGCGTACTATTTAGAAGGTTTAGAAACTGCAGAATCAACGCACGCAGCAGGTTTAGTTATATCAGATGATGATCTGAGAACCTTTGGACCTTTAGAACAAAGAAGTATACCTATACTTGAGTGGGAAATGTCAGATTTGAAGCTTGTGGGTGTTGAAAAATTTGATGTTCTTTCGTTAGATACACTATCTTTTTTAAAAAAAATAGAAGCAAAGGAAGAATATGAAAATTTAGAAGATACCTCAAATTATGCATATCTTTCAATGGGATTAACTAAAGGTATATTTCAATTAGATTCTAGATTAGGAAAAAGGCTTTCAAAAAAGATTAAACCAAAAAATTTTGAAGAGTTGGTATTATTGTTGGCTATAAACAGACCGGGTCCACTTGAATCGGGAATGATAGATCAGTATCTAGAAAAAGATGCTCCAGATTATTTGAAAGATATTTTTCCAGAGACTAAAGGTGTTTTGGTTTATCAAGAACAAATAATGAAACTTTCACAGATTTTAGGGGAATTCTCACCAGAAGAATCTGATTTATTAAGGAAGGCAATGTCTAAAAAAGAAAAAGAGAAGATTAGTAAGTTTAAAGACAAATTTATAAATAATGCTACCAAAAAAATAGGATATGCTCAGGCAAATTTATTGTTTTCTCAGCTAGAAAAATTTTCGCAATATGCCTTTAATAAATCTCACGCAGTAGCTTATGCACATATTTCTTATTGGCTTATGGACAAGAAATTTAAAGATCCATCTCATTTTTTTTTAGAATTAATTAAATTAAAAGGTCTAGACGTTGATATAATTAATGAGGCTAAAATATTAGGTGTAGATATCAAATCGCCTGATATTAGATATCCACATGGTAATTTTGATAAGACCCAAATTATCTTACCGTTATACACTGTTAAAGGCATAGGTAAAAATATAGCAGACATATTTATGAACTGCAAATTTCAAGATGTTGAAGATTTTTTTGATTTCGCAATACTAAAAAACATTAATAGAAACATCATTGAGTTGCTTATTAAATGTGGTTCTTTAGATTATTTAAATGATAACAGAAAACAGCTTTTAAAAAGTTCAACAGAATTATTAAGAGGAAGAAGTCAGGAGCTTCAGGAAATTGGAAGAATTTTATTTGGAGACAAGAAAAAAGATGATCTTGAAAGTAAAATCTATACAGAACTAGAAGATTATGCCCGTTATGACATTGAAACTATTGGATTACCTATAATACTAACAAAACAACAAGGGTTATCAAAGACTTTAATAAAAAAATATTTAAATAACGAGAAAATTGTTTTTGATGGTTATGCATTTCGTGAATTTCTAATAGATAATTCTGCTATAATGTATACTAAAATATATAACAGAACCCTGAAAAGAATAAAGAAGTTATTATAG